In Streptomyces sp. SLBN-118, the following are encoded in one genomic region:
- a CDS encoding subtype B tannase, with protein sequence MNHRPVNRRTVIAGIGVTAGVAAVGGIALNANAFGSSDSKSSAPSGSKSSAPSGALVFDKDDYTELTETITDAAGDDHEVVYHFYKPRNYVTNPSDDTHQSLVVSVPVKIDGKAVDATRAPIVLANAVGAYMPSSVAKATGVGQAALEMGDMGGGSGGDGMPGGMPTDGSLPSDMPDGGPSHDGGTGGINGMVNLAKLALAAGYVAVEPGTRGRSLTDSDGKYYGTAPAVIVDLKAAVRYVRFNKGRIPGNTNRIVSTGTSAGGASSALLGASGDSPHYAKYLKEAGAADASDAIFATGAWCPITDLEHADGAYEFNWGTNVTQATGKVVDQTVSKELQSQFAEYQASLKLKGLNGYGPLTARNYDDYLVKTYLQPAATKYLAALSDSARTTYLAKNTFITWSGGKATFTWADYLTHVGTRKKSTPAFDAFDLSAGENNEFGEGTTKARHFTAYSLKNDTTGVTSKRLAGDIPELLNLMNPMYFIKRQNPNRSKHWWIRLGTNDSDTSLTVAANLAAAVDNLGDDVNHEYYWDQGHAANVDPGDFITWVAKVTGYKG encoded by the coding sequence GTGAATCACAGGCCAGTGAATCGCAGGACCGTCATCGCGGGGATCGGCGTGACCGCAGGTGTCGCGGCAGTCGGCGGTATCGCCCTGAACGCAAACGCGTTCGGTTCGAGCGACTCGAAGTCCTCGGCTCCGAGCGGCTCGAAGTCCTCGGCGCCGTCGGGTGCCTTGGTCTTCGACAAGGACGACTACACGGAGCTGACGGAGACCATCACTGACGCGGCCGGCGACGACCACGAGGTGGTGTACCACTTCTACAAGCCCCGCAACTACGTCACCAACCCGTCTGACGACACTCACCAGAGCCTGGTCGTCAGCGTTCCCGTCAAGATCGACGGCAAGGCCGTCGACGCCACCCGCGCCCCCATCGTCCTCGCCAACGCGGTGGGCGCCTACATGCCGTCGAGCGTGGCAAAGGCCACTGGCGTGGGTCAGGCCGCGCTGGAGATGGGCGACATGGGCGGCGGGTCCGGCGGCGACGGTATGCCCGGCGGCATGCCGACCGACGGCAGTCTGCCGAGCGATATGCCGGACGGCGGCCCGTCCCACGATGGCGGCACGGGAGGTATCAACGGGATGGTCAACCTCGCTAAGCTGGCCTTGGCGGCGGGCTACGTCGCCGTCGAGCCGGGCACGCGGGGCCGCAGCCTCACCGACTCGGACGGCAAGTACTACGGCACAGCGCCGGCCGTCATCGTCGACCTCAAGGCCGCGGTGCGTTACGTCCGCTTCAACAAGGGCCGCATCCCCGGCAACACCAACCGGATCGTCTCCACCGGCACCAGCGCGGGCGGCGCCTCGTCCGCCCTGCTCGGCGCGTCCGGCGACAGCCCCCACTACGCCAAGTACCTCAAGGAAGCGGGCGCGGCCGACGCCAGCGACGCGATCTTCGCCACCGGCGCCTGGTGCCCCATCACCGACCTCGAACACGCCGACGGCGCCTACGAGTTCAACTGGGGCACCAACGTCACGCAGGCCACCGGCAAGGTCGTCGACCAGACCGTGTCCAAGGAGCTGCAGTCCCAGTTCGCCGAATACCAGGCTTCTCTCAAGCTGAAGGGCCTGAACGGCTACGGCCCGCTCACGGCGCGCAACTACGACGACTACCTGGTGAAGACCTACCTCCAGCCGGCCGCCACGAAGTACCTCGCGGCCCTGTCGGACTCCGCCCGCACGACCTACCTGGCCAAGAACACGTTCATCACGTGGTCCGGTGGCAAGGCGACCTTCACCTGGGCCGACTACCTCACCCACGTGGGCACGCGAAAGAAGTCCACGCCGGCCTTCGACGCCTTCGACCTGTCGGCGGGCGAGAACAACGAGTTCGGCGAGGGCACGACCAAGGCCCGCCACTTCACGGCGTACAGCCTCAAGAACGACACCACCGGCGTCACCAGCAAGCGACTCGCCGGCGACATCCCTGAGCTGCTCAATCTGATGAACCCGATGTACTTCATCAAGAGGCAGAACCCGAACAGGTCGAAGCACTGGTGGATCCGCCTCGGCACCAATGACAGCGACACATCGCTCACGGTCGCCGCCAACCTTGCCGCCGCCGTGGACAACCTGGGCGACGACGTCAACCACGAGTACTACTGGGACCAGGGCCACGCCGCCAACGTCGACCCCGGCGACTTCATCACGTGGGTCGCGAAGGTGACGGGCTACAAGGGGTGA
- a CDS encoding non-ribosomal peptide synthetase: MNSLGTQTSRVLDASAAGSCEVVLREGDQAALLFRAHHAVMDGRGVLDWILDTFRALRGQEPLGAPSPLYDLALLDEMGTQGQRPALVPRFRSPLAARAGGPGQSWLQRKVDGSHTAVVAKAATALTHITGDVSRIMVPVDLRRHRPGLRSTANLSLPVFLDGQPGDRWEQWHERLLHALEHNHELARGSEAAALNIPLKPLSAILGMADKSTRVLGRYPCSALITHLGRIGEEDLQAPGFQATDVYTLPQQVPFIPLSLAATEFRGITRLTMARPAEPGAAQRAQRLLDAITEELVPTARRGPSVTGRQIPQPLTTLTQMLEQQMRRTPDATAITGSDGQLSYAELDRRSDAIAAVLRQHGAGPGSIIGILSRRTAAAIIGLWAVLKVGAAYLPLDVHHPHGRTASLLADADAALCLAGRDSQAAELPCPTLVLEDLIDSFLARELHTDIPCPRRPGPSDLAYVIYTSGSTGRPKGVMVEHTALTDYARWAIRHYRIDEDSHFAVFTSLAFDLTGTAHLLPLLTGGSITLISDEPDHTTLTELLTTSGINSLKLTPAHLELITNLGLRPRGFRLVIVGGDQLRGKLAARAQEMFGPDCRIINEYGPTEATIGCITHTFNPERDAERYAVPIGLPADNTAVHLLDPRGIPVPHGERGEIHLATAQLARGYLGRPELTRERFRNLADGTRVYRTGDLARHTPEGRLEFLGRNDEQLSIRGHRIEPREVEAALETHPDVTQAIVLAKPIRHDGPPVLCAYITGDTEPARMREHAAQLLPPYLVPAAVRVLDSFPLTVNGKINTAALPALISHGTLRRKGRQSCQDSVERAVADIWARILEIDILTLTPESDFTQLGGDSLELLTMINHVTRDIVGHEDKAEFQAKIRQLISQPTLQHITQAAKPKNARGTV; encoded by the coding sequence GTGAATTCATTGGGTACGCAGACGTCGCGGGTGCTTGATGCGAGTGCCGCGGGCAGCTGCGAGGTAGTGCTGAGGGAAGGCGATCAGGCGGCGTTGCTCTTCCGTGCTCATCACGCGGTCATGGATGGCCGTGGTGTCCTCGATTGGATCCTGGACACCTTCCGCGCTCTGCGCGGCCAGGAGCCCCTGGGCGCCCCGTCTCCACTGTATGACCTGGCTCTTCTCGACGAGATGGGCACCCAGGGGCAGCGGCCTGCGCTGGTTCCCCGGTTCCGCTCGCCACTCGCCGCCAGGGCCGGTGGCCCTGGCCAGAGTTGGCTGCAGCGGAAAGTAGACGGTTCGCACACAGCAGTGGTCGCAAAGGCGGCCACCGCACTCACACACATCACCGGCGATGTCTCGCGCATCATGGTTCCGGTCGATCTGCGCCGACACCGCCCTGGTCTGCGCTCTACGGCCAATCTCAGCCTTCCGGTTTTCCTCGACGGTCAGCCCGGGGACAGGTGGGAGCAATGGCATGAGCGCCTGCTGCATGCTCTGGAGCACAACCATGAGCTTGCAAGGGGCAGTGAGGCCGCCGCGCTCAATATCCCGCTGAAGCCGCTGAGTGCCATCCTGGGCATGGCCGACAAGAGCACCCGTGTTCTGGGCCGCTATCCGTGTTCGGCCCTGATCACTCATCTCGGCCGCATCGGGGAAGAAGACCTGCAGGCACCGGGGTTCCAGGCCACCGATGTGTACACGCTGCCCCAGCAAGTCCCCTTCATACCTCTCAGCCTGGCCGCGACGGAGTTCCGCGGTATCACCCGGCTCACCATGGCCCGCCCCGCCGAACCCGGTGCTGCCCAGAGGGCTCAGAGGCTTCTCGACGCCATCACTGAGGAGCTGGTACCCACGGCTCGTCGCGGTCCGTCTGTCACGGGCCGGCAGATTCCACAGCCGCTGACGACCCTTACGCAGATGCTGGAACAGCAGATGAGGCGTACTCCCGACGCGACCGCTATCACCGGGTCCGACGGCCAACTCAGCTACGCGGAGTTGGACCGACGCTCTGATGCCATCGCCGCAGTGCTTCGACAACACGGCGCAGGACCCGGCTCCATCATCGGCATCCTCAGCCGAAGGACCGCTGCAGCGATCATCGGGCTATGGGCCGTACTCAAGGTCGGCGCCGCCTATCTCCCACTCGATGTCCACCACCCCCACGGCCGTACGGCTTCACTCCTGGCAGACGCGGACGCCGCCCTCTGCCTGGCCGGCCGCGATTCACAGGCCGCCGAGCTTCCCTGCCCCACACTCGTGCTAGAGGACCTCATCGACAGCTTCCTTGCACGGGAACTACACACGGACATCCCTTGCCCACGCCGCCCAGGGCCGAGCGACCTCGCATACGTCATCTACACCTCAGGGTCTACCGGCAGGCCCAAAGGTGTCATGGTCGAGCACACAGCACTCACCGACTACGCGCGCTGGGCCATACGTCACTACCGCATCGACGAAGACAGCCATTTCGCGGTCTTCACCTCGCTTGCCTTCGACCTCACCGGTACCGCCCACCTGCTGCCACTCCTGACCGGCGGCAGCATCACCCTCATCTCCGACGAACCCGACCACACCACCCTCACCGAACTGCTTACCACCTCAGGAATAAACTCACTCAAACTCACCCCCGCACACCTTGAGCTCATCACGAATCTCGGCCTCCGACCGCGAGGCTTCCGCCTCGTGATCGTCGGCGGCGACCAACTGCGAGGCAAACTGGCCGCCCGCGCCCAGGAGATGTTCGGCCCAGACTGCCGCATCATCAACGAGTACGGCCCCACCGAAGCAACCATCGGCTGCATCACTCACACCTTCAACCCTGAGCGTGACGCAGAACGCTATGCCGTCCCCATCGGCCTGCCGGCCGACAACACCGCCGTCCATTTGCTCGACCCCCGTGGCATCCCCGTCCCCCACGGCGAGCGAGGCGAGATACACCTCGCCACCGCCCAACTGGCGCGCGGCTACCTCGGCCGTCCTGAGCTTACGCGCGAACGATTTCGCAACCTCGCCGACGGCACCCGCGTCTACCGCACCGGAGACCTCGCCCGACACACACCCGAGGGACGCCTCGAATTCCTCGGCCGCAATGACGAGCAACTCTCCATCCGCGGACACCGCATCGAACCCCGAGAAGTCGAAGCAGCGCTCGAAACGCACCCCGACGTCACCCAGGCCATCGTGCTGGCCAAACCCATCCGCCACGACGGACCCCCCGTCCTCTGCGCCTACATCACAGGAGACACAGAACCCGCACGCATGCGGGAACACGCCGCGCAACTCCTCCCTCCGTATCTCGTTCCCGCAGCTGTCCGTGTCCTCGATAGTTTCCCGCTCACGGTGAACGGCAAGATCAACACCGCAGCCCTACCCGCACTCATCAGCCACGGCACGCTGAGACGAAAGGGGCGGCAGAGTTGCCAAGACTCAGTCGAACGGGCAGTAGCGGATATCTGGGCAAGAATACTGGAAATCGACATACTTACCCTCACGCCGGAGTCCGACTTCACGCAACTCGGCGGCGACTCGCTGGAACTGCTCACCATGATCAACCACGTCACACGCGACATCGTCGGCCATGAAGACAAGGCAGAATTTCAGGCTAAGATCCGCCAACTCATCAGCCAGCCCACCCTCCAACACATCACCCAGGCAGCCAAACCCAAGAATGCCAGAGGGACTGTGTAG
- a CDS encoding GNAT family N-acetyltransferase codes for MYLGCATHGDNSPKDRTLEAPEIRAGGPDDALATLNLLDRATAWLTARGRSEQWGSKPWSSRPASVRRIRRYTTNMTVRVAELNDSFAGVCVLSETPQPYVAPMEERELYIMLLVTDRKLVGRGIGQALVSDAHAQAARRGIGLLRTDCYDGDGALVKHYQKLGFHPAQSLDVHTPGTDKPWPCKILEKRV; via the coding sequence ATGTATTTGGGTTGTGCAACCCATGGCGACAATTCTCCCAAGGACCGCACATTGGAAGCACCGGAGATTCGAGCAGGGGGACCAGACGACGCCCTTGCCACCCTCAACTTGCTGGACAGGGCTACCGCATGGCTGACAGCTCGCGGAAGAAGCGAGCAATGGGGCTCGAAACCTTGGTCCTCACGGCCCGCCTCTGTACGGCGCATCCGACGGTACACGACAAACATGACTGTCAGAGTCGCGGAACTCAATGACAGCTTTGCGGGCGTTTGTGTCCTGTCGGAAACGCCTCAGCCTTATGTAGCCCCTATGGAGGAGCGGGAGTTGTACATCATGCTACTCGTCACCGACCGCAAACTGGTCGGCCGGGGGATTGGTCAAGCTCTCGTTAGTGATGCCCACGCGCAAGCAGCCCGCCGCGGTATCGGTCTCCTCAGAACAGACTGCTACGACGGCGACGGCGCACTGGTCAAGCACTACCAGAAGCTAGGCTTCCACCCCGCGCAGTCGCTAGACGTCCACACGCCCGGCACAGACAAACCGTGGCCATGCAAGATACTCGAGAAGCGCGTCTGA
- a CDS encoding NAD(P)-dependent oxidoreductase has protein sequence MKVLVTGASGFLGSHIVDASQRAGDKVRVLVRRESDLRYLRTVPGIEFAYGDLRDTASLRAAVDGIEAVHHSAARVTDQGTRAQFRDENVEGTRRLMTAARRAGARRFVFISSPSALMGIRDGDRLGIDESEPYPRRFLNLYSETKAAAERLVLASDRPDFTTVALRPRAVWGPRDHSGFMPRLLAQMMTGSLPDLSGGRQVHASLCHCDNAAAASVRAARAEGIGGRAYFIADPEPVEVWSTLAELALRFGAVPPTKQVPLGLLRAAAFTTDMLWKLPPLARRSSPPLSRYSLALLTRSTTYDTFAARRDLVAPEIDHETGMTRLTEWIDSIGGINEYIRRVKA, from the coding sequence ATGAAGGTACTGGTGACGGGCGCGTCCGGATTCCTGGGCAGCCACATCGTCGACGCCAGTCAGCGCGCCGGTGACAAGGTGCGCGTACTGGTCCGCAGGGAAAGCGACCTGCGGTACCTGCGCACTGTTCCCGGCATCGAGTTCGCCTACGGAGACCTTCGGGACACTGCGTCGCTGCGTGCTGCGGTGGACGGCATCGAGGCGGTGCACCACAGTGCAGCCAGGGTCACCGACCAGGGCACCCGAGCCCAGTTCCGGGACGAGAACGTCGAGGGGACCCGGCGTCTTATGACGGCGGCCCGCCGGGCGGGAGCCCGCAGATTCGTCTTCATCAGCAGTCCCAGCGCTCTGATGGGCATCCGCGACGGCGACCGGCTCGGTATCGACGAGAGCGAGCCGTACCCCCGGCGCTTCCTCAACCTCTACTCGGAGACCAAGGCGGCCGCCGAGCGACTGGTGCTTGCCAGCGACCGACCCGATTTCACCACGGTCGCCCTGCGGCCCCGCGCCGTATGGGGCCCACGCGACCACTCCGGGTTCATGCCCCGTCTTCTCGCGCAGATGATGACCGGGAGCCTGCCGGACCTCTCCGGCGGGCGGCAGGTCCACGCCTCGCTCTGCCACTGCGACAACGCCGCCGCCGCCAGTGTCCGCGCCGCGCGTGCCGAAGGGATCGGCGGCAGGGCGTACTTCATCGCGGATCCCGAGCCGGTGGAGGTCTGGAGCACCCTGGCCGAACTGGCCTTGCGCTTCGGTGCCGTGCCGCCTACCAAGCAGGTGCCCCTCGGCCTGCTGCGCGCCGCAGCGTTCACGACGGACATGCTCTGGAAACTTCCACCACTGGCCCGGCGTTCGTCACCACCGCTCTCGCGCTACTCGCTGGCTCTGCTGACCCGCTCGACGACCTACGACACCTTCGCGGCACGGCGTGATCTCGTGGCACCGGAAATCGACCACGAAACCGGGATGACGCGGCTGACCGAGTGGATCGACAGCATCGGCGGCATCAACGAATACATCCGCAGAGTCAAGGCATGA